The nucleotide window ACAAATAAATTGTTAAAAAATTATTCAAATAAGAATCTTCTTTTATTAACTGATGGCGGAGATAAAGAAAACTTTGAAGAGGAAATAGAATTTGCATTAAAAAATAAGATAAAAATTTATACATTAGCTCTTGCAACAAAAAAAGGTTCAGCTATAAAAGAAGAAAATGGAAATTTTTTAACATCAAAAGATGGAGATATTGTAAATGTTAAACTGAATCAAAATATAAAAGATTTAAGTTTAAAAACAGGTGGTGGTTATATAGAATATTCATTAAACGATAGTGATATAAATCAAATTCTAGAAGATATAAACTCTAAGTCAAATAAAGAAAGATTTGAAGATAGAAAATATAAAACATATACTGAACTCTTTTATTATCCTTTAGCAATCGCTATATTTTTACTTTTGATTGCTTTTTCATCAATACCAAATCTAAACAAAACAAAACTTGCAATTTTTATTTTATTTATTAATTTTAATTTTACAAATTCACAACTTTTTGCCTCATCAATTTTAGATTTTGATACGATAAAAGAGGCAAATAAAGCTTATGAAAATAAAGAGTATAAAAAAGCTTCAAAAGAGTTTGAAAAACTTGATTCAAATGAATTTAGAGATTATGATTTAGCAAATAGTTTGTACAAAGAGAATAAATTTAAAGAAGCTATTGAGTTATATAAAAATATTAAAACTTCATCAAATGATTTAGAGTTCAAAAAACTTCATAATTTAGGAAATGCTTATGCCAAAAGCAATGATTTACAAAATGCAATAAAAAATTATGAAGAAGCATTAAAACTAAAAAATGACTCAAAAACTAAAGAAAACTTAGAATTAGTAAAAAAACTTCAAAAAAACAACCAAAATCAAAATAATCAAAATGATAATGAAGAAAATAAGAATCAAGAAAATAAAAACCAAGATGATAAGAATAATCAAGAAAATAAAAAGCAAGAAGATAAAAATCAAAAAAACAATATAAACTCAAATAAAAAAAATAAAGAAGAATTAAAAAAAGATAATGAATTAAATAAAAATCAACAATCAGAAAAAAAGGAAG belongs to Arcobacter defluvii and includes:
- a CDS encoding VWA domain-containing protein; this translates as MHFIYYKVLFLMLIPSFILMYFILTKHNKLEKYFSKNALKKLSISNQYFSNKSRNITLFLSLIFMIIALARPVTHEKINNSQTKLTPIIIAIDVSKSMKAVDLYPNRLEFAKKKLLNILDNSKTQAIGLILFAKSSFLLSAITEDFNSLKILINNLDSGINFDNGTNIYSTLETTNKLLKNYSNKNLLLLTDGGDKENFEEEIEFALKNKIKIYTLALATKKGSAIKEENGNFLTSKDGDIVNVKLNQNIKDLSLKTGGGYIEYSLNDSDINQILEDINSKSNKERFEDRKYKTYTELFYYPLAIAIFLLLIAFSSIPNLNKTKLAIFILFINFNFTNSQLFASSILDFDTIKEANKAYENKEYKKASKEFEKLDSNEFRDYDLANSLYKENKFKEAIELYKNIKTSSNDLEFKKLHNLGNAYAKSNDLQNAIKNYEEALKLKNDSKTKENLELVKKLQKNNQNQNNQNDNEENKNQENKNQDDKNNQENKKQEDKNQKNNINSNKKNKEELKKDNELNKNQQSEKKEEISNFEEEKWIKELENQKTNSLLKKMESSKEDSISNPW